The following DNA comes from Streptomyces sp. Ag109_O5-10.
TCGCCGGCCACCAGGCGGGAGGCCGCGTCGCGCCAGGCCAGGCGGGCCGTGTGGGCCTTCATCTCCATGTCGGCGATCTTGAACTGGATGGCCTGGTTGGCGCCGATGGGCCTGCCGAACGCGTGCCGCTCCTTCGCGTACTTCACCGACTCGTCCACGCAGCCCTGGGCCAGGCCCGTGGCCAGGGCGGCGATGGCGATGCGGCCCTCGTCGAGGATGCGCAGGAACTGGGCGTAGCCGCGGCCCTCCGCGCCGAGCAGGTTGGCGGCCGGGACCCGGACGTCGGCGAAGGACAGCTCGCGGGTGTCGGAGGCGTTCCAGCCGACCTTGGAGTAGGGGGCGGCGACCGTGAAGCCGGGGGTGCCGGAGGGGACGATGATCGACGAGATCAGGGGCTTGCCGTCGGGCTTGCGGCCGGTGACCGCGGTGACCGTCACCAACCCCGTGATGTCCGTGCCGGAGTTGGTGATGAAGCACTTGCTGCCGTTGATCACCCACTCGCCGGTGGCCTCGTCCAGCCGGGCCGTGGTGCGGGTGGCGCCGGCGTCGCTTCCGCCGTCGGGTTCGGTGAGCCCGAACGCGCCCAGGAGCTCCCCGGCACAGAGCCGCGGCAGCCACTCGCGCTTCTGCTCCTCCGTCCCGAACAGGTGGATCGGCATGGCGCCCAGGGAGACCCCGGCCTCCAGCGTGATCGCCACCGACGAGTCGACGCGGGCCAGCTCCTCCAGGGCGATGCCGAGGGCCAGGTAGTCGCCGCCCATGCCGCCGTACTCCTCGGGGAACGGCAGCCCGAACAGGCCCATGCGGCCCATCTCGCGGACGATCTCGTACGGGAACTCGTGCCGCTCGTAGAAGTCGCCGATCTTCGGCGCCACGACGTCGTGGGCGAACTCCTCCACCGTACGGCGGAGTTCTTCCAGTTCGGGGGAGAGGCGGTGGTCCATGGTCGTCACTCCTGGTGGGAGAGGGCGCGGACGGTACGGGACGGGCTGGGTCGGCCCAGTTGTTCGGCCATCCACACGCTGGTGGCGGTGAGTTTGCCGAGGTCTACTCCGGTCTCGATGCCGAGGCCCCGGAGCATCCAGACCAGGTCCTCGGTGGCGAGGTTGCCGGTGGCGGACTTGGCGTACGGGCAGCCGCCGAGCCCGCCGGCGGACGCGTCGATCGTCGTCACGCCGTGTTCCAGGGCCGCGTAGGTGTTGGCGAGCGCCTGGCCGTAGGTGTCGTGGAAGTGCACGCCGATGACGTTCGTCGGCACGCCCTCCTCGTTGAGCAGGGAGAGCAGTTCGAGGACATGGCCCGGAGTGGCGACCCCGATCGTGTCGCCGAGGCTCAGCTCGTCGCAGCCCATGTCGCGCAGCGCCTTGCAGACCCGGACCACCTGGTGGAACGGGACGGCGCCCTCCCAGGGGTCGCCGAAGCACATCGACACGTAGCCGCGGACGTGCACG
Coding sequences within:
- a CDS encoding acyl-CoA dehydrogenase family protein, whose translation is MDHRLSPELEELRRTVEEFAHDVVAPKIGDFYERHEFPYEIVREMGRMGLFGLPFPEEYGGMGGDYLALGIALEELARVDSSVAITLEAGVSLGAMPIHLFGTEEQKREWLPRLCAGELLGAFGLTEPDGGSDAGATRTTARLDEATGEWVINGSKCFITNSGTDITGLVTVTAVTGRKPDGKPLISSIIVPSGTPGFTVAAPYSKVGWNASDTRELSFADVRVPAANLLGAEGRGYAQFLRILDEGRIAIAALATGLAQGCVDESVKYAKERHAFGRPIGANQAIQFKIADMEMKAHTARLAWRDAASRLVAGEPFKKEAALAKLYSSTVAVDNARDATQVHGGYGFMNEYPVARMWRDSKILEIGEGTSEVQRMLIARELGLVS
- a CDS encoding hydroxymethylglutaryl-CoA lyase, which encodes MTAPESALPMVVPATDLPARVRIHEVGARDGLQNEKTAVPTSVKAEFVHRLADAGLTTIEATSFVHPKWVPQLADAEDLFPQLADLPGVALPVLVPNQRGLDRALALGARRVAVFASATESFAKANLNRSLDESLAVFDPVVRQAKDADVHVRGYVSMCFGDPWEGAVPFHQVVRVCKALRDMGCDELSLGDTIGVATPGHVLELLSLLNEEGVPTNVIGVHFHDTYGQALANTYAALEHGVTTIDASAGGLGGCPYAKSATGNLATEDLVWMLRGLGIETGVDLGKLTATSVWMAEQLGRPSPSRTVRALSHQE